From the Francisella frigiditurris genome, one window contains:
- the hpf gene encoding ribosome hibernation-promoting factor, HPF/YfiA family, whose amino-acid sequence MNIQITGRHVEITEAIKLYVEEKVGKVEHYFDHIVSAKVILSVEKEVQVAEAIVGVPGVEIVAKAEDRDLYAAIDMMEDKLARQLRKHKNKLKGHHGE is encoded by the coding sequence ATGAATATTCAAATCACAGGTAGACATGTTGAAATTACAGAAGCAATAAAACTATATGTTGAAGAAAAGGTTGGTAAAGTTGAGCATTATTTTGATCACATTGTATCTGCTAAAGTGATTTTATCTGTAGAAAAAGAAGTTCAAGTTGCTGAAGCTATAGTGGGAGTACCTGGTGTTGAAATAGTTGCAAAAGCAGAGGATAGAGATCTTTATGCAGCTATAGATATGATGGAAGACAAATTAGCACGTCAGTTAAGAAAACATAAAAATAAATTAAAAGGACATCATGGCGAATAA
- the mnmE gene encoding tRNA uridine-5-carboxymethylaminomethyl(34) synthesis GTPase MnmE, whose product MTNNDTIVAIATPQGNGGIGIVRISGSNALAIANNLIKKDLKPRYATFCHIYEDNQIIDNGIAIFFKNPYSYTGEDTVEIQAHGNPIILNMIIKLAIKLGARMAKAGEFTERAYLNNKIDLAQAEAVADLINASSELAAKSAARSLQGDFSKEIHSLLEKLIYLRMYVEASIDFPEEEINFMEDQKIHNSLKDIYTSIEKIKDNCKQGIILSEGITLILIGKPNVGKSSLLNALSGKETAIVTPIAGTTRDIVKEHIQINGVPVHIIDTAGLRFSDDIIENEGIKRAIKKIQEADQILFINDDPSKVTFNEIKEVIPEFYEQIPKNIDITFVHNKIDLLNTIPENTNNHVYISADKNIGIDKLKNHILAKVGYTAQNESIYTARERHIDAINRAFEHIALAKEQLNIGNGELLAEELLIVQEYLNSITGEFSSDDLLGKIFSSFCIGK is encoded by the coding sequence ATGACTAATAATGACACTATTGTTGCAATAGCAACTCCACAAGGAAATGGCGGAATAGGAATAGTTAGAATATCTGGATCAAATGCATTAGCTATTGCTAACAATCTAATAAAAAAGGACTTAAAACCTAGATATGCTACTTTCTGTCATATTTATGAAGATAATCAAATAATAGACAATGGTATAGCTATATTTTTTAAAAACCCTTACTCATATACAGGTGAAGATACAGTCGAAATCCAAGCACATGGCAATCCTATAATATTAAATATGATTATCAAACTAGCTATAAAACTAGGAGCTAGGATGGCTAAAGCTGGCGAATTTACAGAAAGAGCATATTTAAATAATAAAATAGATTTAGCTCAAGCAGAGGCTGTAGCTGATTTAATAAATGCTTCATCAGAATTAGCTGCTAAATCAGCTGCTAGATCTTTACAAGGTGACTTTTCAAAAGAAATCCATAGCCTTCTAGAAAAACTTATTTATCTTAGAATGTACGTTGAAGCCTCTATTGATTTTCCTGAAGAAGAAATAAATTTCATGGAAGATCAGAAAATACACAATAGTCTTAAAGATATCTACACATCTATAGAAAAAATAAAAGATAATTGTAAACAAGGAATTATTCTTTCTGAAGGAATAACTTTAATACTCATAGGAAAACCTAATGTTGGAAAATCTAGTTTATTAAATGCCTTATCAGGTAAAGAAACTGCTATTGTAACTCCTATTGCTGGAACTACAAGAGATATAGTAAAAGAGCATATACAAATAAATGGAGTTCCCGTCCATATTATTGATACAGCTGGTCTTAGATTTAGTGATGATATAATAGAAAATGAAGGCATTAAAAGAGCTATAAAAAAAATCCAAGAAGCTGATCAGATTTTATTTATAAATGATGATCCATCAAAAGTTACATTTAATGAAATCAAAGAGGTTATACCTGAATTTTATGAACAAATTCCTAAAAATATAGATATTACATTTGTCCATAATAAAATAGATTTACTAAATACTATTCCAGAAAATACTAACAATCATGTTTATATTTCTGCTGATAAAAATATTGGTATAGATAAACTTAAAAATCATATTTTAGCTAAAGTTGGCTATACTGCACAAAATGAAAGTATATATACTGCTAGAGAAAGACATATAGATGCTATTAATCGAGCTTTTGAACATATTGCGCTTGCTAAAGAACAATTAAATATCGGTAATGGCGAACTTCTAGCAGAAGAACTTTTAATAGTTCAAGAATATTTAAATAGTATAACAGGTGAATTTAGTTCTGATGATTTATTAGGAAAAATTTTTAGTAGCTTTTGTATTGGAAAATAA
- a CDS encoding PLP-dependent cysteine synthase family protein: MLSLIGNTPIIKLRNSSKHNLFAKCEWLNPTGSIKDRVGKYIIEHLKNENILKPQQPIVEASSGNMGTSLAAIAKYYNHPVYITCPEKTGSMKRSMIKQLGGNLTICKNITDSENPDYYVNKAKKISEDIDGYLINQYDNPLNTLCHYNKTGYEIIEYFIKNNIYLDYFITVGGSGGTITGCAKKIKEYFPNTKIIMPDPKGSVYYDIFYNGKPNNDNIYSYKVEGPGNPVFCKSMDLSYIDEIIQFDDTNAINSCLELANEQGVYAGHSSGANYFIAKELLNSLPHDKSYNILIMILDSGMKYTFN; the protein is encoded by the coding sequence ATGCTATCTCTAATTGGTAACACTCCTATAATAAAACTGAGAAACTCTTCTAAACATAATCTTTTTGCAAAATGTGAATGGCTAAATCCTACAGGAAGCATAAAAGATAGAGTTGGAAAATATATTATTGAACATTTAAAGAATGAAAATATATTAAAGCCTCAACAACCTATTGTTGAAGCAAGTTCAGGAAATATGGGAACATCTTTAGCAGCTATAGCTAAATACTATAATCACCCCGTTTATATAACCTGTCCTGAAAAAACAGGTTCCATGAAAAGAAGCATGATCAAACAATTAGGTGGTAATTTAACTATATGCAAAAATATTACAGATTCTGAAAATCCTGATTATTATGTAAATAAAGCTAAGAAAATTTCAGAGGATATAGACGGTTATCTTATAAACCAATATGATAACCCATTGAATACACTCTGTCACTACAATAAAACAGGCTATGAAATTATAGAATATTTTATAAAAAATAATATATATTTAGATTATTTTATTACTGTTGGTGGCTCTGGAGGAACCATTACTGGTTGTGCTAAGAAAATTAAGGAATACTTTCCGAACACAAAAATAATTATGCCAGATCCAAAAGGTTCCGTATATTATGATATTTTTTATAATGGAAAGCCTAATAATGATAATATTTATAGTTATAAGGTAGAAGGTCCTGGCAACCCTGTATTTTGCAAGTCCATGGATTTATCATATATAGATGAAATTATACAATTTGATGATACTAATGCTATAAATTCTTGCCTTGAATTAGCAAATGAACAAGGAGTTTATGCTGGTCATAGTAGTGGTGCTAACTATTTCATAGCAAAAGAATTACTAAATAGTTTACCTCATGATAAGTCTTACAATATTCTTATAATGATTCTAGATAGTGGAATGAAATATACTTTTAATTAA